A region from the Arachis ipaensis cultivar K30076 chromosome B01, Araip1.1, whole genome shotgun sequence genome encodes:
- the LOC107640342 gene encoding zinc finger BED domain-containing protein DAYSLEEPER isoform X1: MQGDTYQDKMTTLETDKVAETPDVKSESVNADPQPTNDLAKSKTQPESTVEDSEPQPNKDLSDSKTEPEKVLPASESQVTSDDANTGVLPNPESDNTKEPLNNEPEKTEALPNNQSGDTGPPDTNQPVDTEVPLNNTLVNSEATPEAPTTNEQVDSEAIASNGVAHFETQTSNDVTETQPIDEVTQRIDEVTFSETQHTEVIFSETQQSNEVMSEKQQSNEVVISETQPSSEVVMSDTQPSSDLVAPETQPSNEAAIHEAHAGHDVVMSEAIPEHELANSTTDPNNQLSLPENLPDHHQFTDLHMIPEDHLPQPEPLPHSEPLPSSEPLSDSHLADIKPIPEDHLAHYDTLPNNHLHHSEELSNHQLANSEALSHDQLDNSQMIPHYELTNNETLHDNRVVGSQAHYEIVNANIPSYEIVNAETPLNHEEHTPETQPSKRRKKKSIVWEHFTIENVSAGCRRACCKQCKQSFAYSTGSKVAGTSHLKRHIAKGTCPGLLRNQDPNQVTPYTPRSRGGGSGNTTNTPKRRYRSPSTPYILFDQDRCRHEIARMIIMHDYPLHMVEHPGFVAFVQNLQPQFNMVTFNTVQGDCVATYLMEKQNLMKYFEGLPGRVCLTLDVWTSSQSVGYVFITGHFVDSDWKLQRRILNVVMEPYPDSDTALSHAVAVCLSDWSLEGRLFSITCNKTLSEAALENLRTLLSVKNPLILNGQLLVGNCVARTLSNVADDLLNSAQGIVNKIRDSVKYVKTSESHEEKFLELKQQLQVPSERSLFIDDRTQWNTTYQMLVAASELKEVFSCLDTSDPDYKGAPSMQDWKLIETLCTYLKPLFDATNILTTTPHPTPITFFHEVWKLQLDLSRAVMNEDPFISNLTKSMQEKIDKYWRDTSLILALAVVMDPRFKMKLVEFSFTKIYGDDAHVYVKIVDDGIHELFHEYVTLPLPLTPAYAEEGNGNAKADGSPGGTLLSDNGLTDFDVYIMETTSHQMKSELDQYLEESLLPRVPDFDVLGWWKLNKLKYPTLSKMARDILSVPVSSVPAESVFDTKGKEMDQYRSSLRPETVEALVCAKDWMQYGAAESSSALVKMEF, encoded by the exons ATGCAG GGAGATACCTATCAAGACAAGATGACAACTCTTGAAACAGACAAAGTGGCGGAGACCCCTGATGTGAAAAGTGAGTCCGTCAATGCTGATCCTCAACCTACCAATGATCTGGCTAAATCCAAAACTCAGCCTGAAAGCACTGTGGAAGATTCCGAGCCTCAGCCCAACAAGGATCTCTCGGATTCCAAAACAGAGCCGGAGAAAGTACTTCCTGCATCTGAAAGCCAGGTCACTAGTGATGATGCAAATACAGGAGTATTGCCTAACCCCGAATCGGACAACACCAAAGAACCTTTGAACAACGAGCCTGAGAAAACTGAAGCACTACCCAACAACCAGTCAGGTGATACTGGGCCCCCGGACACTAATCAACCTGTAGACACCGAGGTACCACTTAACAATACGTTAGTCAACTCTGAAGCTACTCCTGAGGCACCAACCACAAATGAGCAGGTTGATTCTGAGGCAATTGCAAGCAATGGCGTGGCTCATTTTGAAACACAGACCAGTAATGATGTCACTGAAACACAGCCCATTGATGAGGTGACACAGCGCATTGATGAGGTGACTTTCTCTGAAACACAGCACACAGAGGTTATTTTCTCTGAGACTCAGCAAAGCAATGAAGTTATGTCTGAAAAACAGCAAAGCAATGAAGTTGTCATTTCTGAAACTCAGCCCAGCAGTGAGGTTGTCATGTCTGACACGCAGCCTAGCAGTGACTTAGTAGCCCCTGAGACACAGCCCAGCAATGAGGCAGCTATTCACGAAGCACATGCTGGCCATGATGTGGTAATGTCAGAAGCTATACCTGAACATGAGTTGGCCAATTCCACAACCGATCCCAACAATCAGCTCTCCCTTCCAGAAAATCTTCCTGATCATCATCAATTCACTGATCTCCATATGATTCCAGAAGACCACTTGCCTCAACCTGAACCACTACCACATTCCGAACCGCTTCCTAGTTCTGAACCACTATCAGACAGTCATCTTGCAGACATCAAACCAATACCTGAAGATCACCTGGCCCACTATGATACTCTGCCCAACAATCATCTGCACCATTCTGAGGAACTGTCCAACCACCAGCTAGCTAACTCTGAAGCACTGTCCCATGATCAGCTAGACAATTCCCAAATGATACCTCACTATGAGCTGACAAATAATGAAACGCTGCATGACAATCGGGTAGTCGGTTCTCAAGCACACTATGAGATTGTTAATGCTAACATACCAAGCTATGAGATTGTAAATGCTGAAACTCCACTGAACCATGAGGAACATACACCAGAAACACAGCCAAGCAAGAGGAGGAAAAAGAAATCTATAGTCTGGGAACACTTCACCATAGAAAATGTCAGTGCTGGATGTAGAAGGGCATGCTGCAAGCAATGCAAACAAAGTTTTGCATACAGTACTGGTTCAAAAGTTGCTGGGACAAGCCACCTTAAACGCCATATTGCCAAGGGAACATGTCCAGGGCTTCTGCGTAACCAGGATCCGAACCAGGTGACTCCATATACTCCACGATCAAGGGGTGGTGGTTCTGGCAATACTACCAATACACCGAAGCGGCGTTATAGGTCGCCTAGCACTCCTTACATCCTTTTTGATCAGGATCGGTGCCGCCATGAGATTGCTAGAATGATCATTATGCATGATTACCCCCTTCACATGGTTGAACATCCGGGTTTTGTTGCATTTGTTCAAAATCTGCAACCCCAGTTCAACATGGTGACCTTCAACACTGTTCAAGGAGACTGTGTGGCAACATACTTGATGGAAAAGCAAAACCTTATGAAGTATTTTGAGGGATTACCTGGACGTGTATGTCTGACGCTGGATGTTTGGACTTCCTCCCAATCTGTGGGGTATGTGTTTATTACAGGACATTTTGTTGACAGTGATTGGAAGTTGCAGAGGAGAATTCTCAATGTTGTGATGGAACCATACCCTGATTCTGACACTGCCCTTAGCCATGCTGTAGCTGTATGCCTTTCTGATTGGAGTTTGGAGGGCAGGCTGTTTTCTATCACATGTAATAAGACTCTGAGTGAAGCTGCTCTTGAAAATCTCAGAACTTTACTTTCTGTGAAGAATCCACTTATCCTCAACGGTCAGTTGCTGGTTGGAAATTGCGTTGCTCGCACTTTAAGCAATGTTGCAGATGATTTGTTGAACTCTGCGCAAGGCATAGTCAATAAAATCCGGGACAGTGTAAAGTATGTGAAAACATCAGAATCTCATGAGGAGAAATTCCTGGAGCTTAAGCAGCAACTTCAGGTGCCTAGTGAAAGGAGCCTTTTTATTGATGATCGAACCCAATGGAACACAACTTATCAGATGCTGGTGGCGGCTTCGGAGCTAAAGGAAGTGTTTTCTTGTTTGGACACATCTGATCCTGATTACAAGGGGGCTCCATCGATGCAGGACTGGAAGCTGATTGAGACCCTTTGCACATACTTGAAGCCCCTTTTTGATGCAACAAACATTCTTACCACAACACCTCATCCCACTCCAATTACCTTCTTTCATGAGGTTTGGAAATTGCAGTTGGATCTATCTCGTGCTGTTATGAATGAGGATCCTTTCATTAGCAACCTTACTAAATCTATGCAAGAGAAGATTGACAAATACTGGAGAGATACTAGTCTGATTTTGGCACTTGCAGTAGTAATGGATCCTCGCTTCAAGATGAAGCTTGTTGAGTTCAGTTTCACAAAGATCTATGGTGATGATGCCCATGTGTATGTCAAGATTGTTGATGACGGCATACATGAGCTGTTTCATGAGTACGTGACCCTTCCCTTGCCTCTAACACCAGCATATGCAGAAGAAGGAAATGGTAATGCGAAGGCGGATGGATCCCCTGGAGGAACTCTGTTGTCTGATAATGGTCTTACAGATTTTGATGTCTACATCATGGAAACCACCAGCCATCAGATGAAGTCTGAATTGGACCAGTATCTGGAAGAATCACTGTTGCCGCGTGTTCCAGACTTTGATGTGTTGGGCTGGTGGAAGCTAAACAAGCTCAAATACCCTACACTTTCCAAAATGGCCCGAGACATATTGTCAGTCCCAGTTTCTAGTGTTCCGGCTGAGTCCGTGTTTGACACAAAAGGCAAAGAGATGGATCAGTACCGGAGTTCGTTGCGACCAGAGACAGTGGAAGCCCTTGTTTGTGCTAAGGACTGGATGCAGTATGGCGCTGCCGAATCTTCCAGTGCCCTTGTGAAAATGGAGTTCTAG
- the LOC107640342 gene encoding zinc finger BED domain-containing protein DAYSLEEPER isoform X2, whose amino-acid sequence MTTLETDKVAETPDVKSESVNADPQPTNDLAKSKTQPESTVEDSEPQPNKDLSDSKTEPEKVLPASESQVTSDDANTGVLPNPESDNTKEPLNNEPEKTEALPNNQSGDTGPPDTNQPVDTEVPLNNTLVNSEATPEAPTTNEQVDSEAIASNGVAHFETQTSNDVTETQPIDEVTQRIDEVTFSETQHTEVIFSETQQSNEVMSEKQQSNEVVISETQPSSEVVMSDTQPSSDLVAPETQPSNEAAIHEAHAGHDVVMSEAIPEHELANSTTDPNNQLSLPENLPDHHQFTDLHMIPEDHLPQPEPLPHSEPLPSSEPLSDSHLADIKPIPEDHLAHYDTLPNNHLHHSEELSNHQLANSEALSHDQLDNSQMIPHYELTNNETLHDNRVVGSQAHYEIVNANIPSYEIVNAETPLNHEEHTPETQPSKRRKKKSIVWEHFTIENVSAGCRRACCKQCKQSFAYSTGSKVAGTSHLKRHIAKGTCPGLLRNQDPNQVTPYTPRSRGGGSGNTTNTPKRRYRSPSTPYILFDQDRCRHEIARMIIMHDYPLHMVEHPGFVAFVQNLQPQFNMVTFNTVQGDCVATYLMEKQNLMKYFEGLPGRVCLTLDVWTSSQSVGYVFITGHFVDSDWKLQRRILNVVMEPYPDSDTALSHAVAVCLSDWSLEGRLFSITCNKTLSEAALENLRTLLSVKNPLILNGQLLVGNCVARTLSNVADDLLNSAQGIVNKIRDSVKYVKTSESHEEKFLELKQQLQVPSERSLFIDDRTQWNTTYQMLVAASELKEVFSCLDTSDPDYKGAPSMQDWKLIETLCTYLKPLFDATNILTTTPHPTPITFFHEVWKLQLDLSRAVMNEDPFISNLTKSMQEKIDKYWRDTSLILALAVVMDPRFKMKLVEFSFTKIYGDDAHVYVKIVDDGIHELFHEYVTLPLPLTPAYAEEGNGNAKADGSPGGTLLSDNGLTDFDVYIMETTSHQMKSELDQYLEESLLPRVPDFDVLGWWKLNKLKYPTLSKMARDILSVPVSSVPAESVFDTKGKEMDQYRSSLRPETVEALVCAKDWMQYGAAESSSALVKMEF is encoded by the coding sequence ATGACAACTCTTGAAACAGACAAAGTGGCGGAGACCCCTGATGTGAAAAGTGAGTCCGTCAATGCTGATCCTCAACCTACCAATGATCTGGCTAAATCCAAAACTCAGCCTGAAAGCACTGTGGAAGATTCCGAGCCTCAGCCCAACAAGGATCTCTCGGATTCCAAAACAGAGCCGGAGAAAGTACTTCCTGCATCTGAAAGCCAGGTCACTAGTGATGATGCAAATACAGGAGTATTGCCTAACCCCGAATCGGACAACACCAAAGAACCTTTGAACAACGAGCCTGAGAAAACTGAAGCACTACCCAACAACCAGTCAGGTGATACTGGGCCCCCGGACACTAATCAACCTGTAGACACCGAGGTACCACTTAACAATACGTTAGTCAACTCTGAAGCTACTCCTGAGGCACCAACCACAAATGAGCAGGTTGATTCTGAGGCAATTGCAAGCAATGGCGTGGCTCATTTTGAAACACAGACCAGTAATGATGTCACTGAAACACAGCCCATTGATGAGGTGACACAGCGCATTGATGAGGTGACTTTCTCTGAAACACAGCACACAGAGGTTATTTTCTCTGAGACTCAGCAAAGCAATGAAGTTATGTCTGAAAAACAGCAAAGCAATGAAGTTGTCATTTCTGAAACTCAGCCCAGCAGTGAGGTTGTCATGTCTGACACGCAGCCTAGCAGTGACTTAGTAGCCCCTGAGACACAGCCCAGCAATGAGGCAGCTATTCACGAAGCACATGCTGGCCATGATGTGGTAATGTCAGAAGCTATACCTGAACATGAGTTGGCCAATTCCACAACCGATCCCAACAATCAGCTCTCCCTTCCAGAAAATCTTCCTGATCATCATCAATTCACTGATCTCCATATGATTCCAGAAGACCACTTGCCTCAACCTGAACCACTACCACATTCCGAACCGCTTCCTAGTTCTGAACCACTATCAGACAGTCATCTTGCAGACATCAAACCAATACCTGAAGATCACCTGGCCCACTATGATACTCTGCCCAACAATCATCTGCACCATTCTGAGGAACTGTCCAACCACCAGCTAGCTAACTCTGAAGCACTGTCCCATGATCAGCTAGACAATTCCCAAATGATACCTCACTATGAGCTGACAAATAATGAAACGCTGCATGACAATCGGGTAGTCGGTTCTCAAGCACACTATGAGATTGTTAATGCTAACATACCAAGCTATGAGATTGTAAATGCTGAAACTCCACTGAACCATGAGGAACATACACCAGAAACACAGCCAAGCAAGAGGAGGAAAAAGAAATCTATAGTCTGGGAACACTTCACCATAGAAAATGTCAGTGCTGGATGTAGAAGGGCATGCTGCAAGCAATGCAAACAAAGTTTTGCATACAGTACTGGTTCAAAAGTTGCTGGGACAAGCCACCTTAAACGCCATATTGCCAAGGGAACATGTCCAGGGCTTCTGCGTAACCAGGATCCGAACCAGGTGACTCCATATACTCCACGATCAAGGGGTGGTGGTTCTGGCAATACTACCAATACACCGAAGCGGCGTTATAGGTCGCCTAGCACTCCTTACATCCTTTTTGATCAGGATCGGTGCCGCCATGAGATTGCTAGAATGATCATTATGCATGATTACCCCCTTCACATGGTTGAACATCCGGGTTTTGTTGCATTTGTTCAAAATCTGCAACCCCAGTTCAACATGGTGACCTTCAACACTGTTCAAGGAGACTGTGTGGCAACATACTTGATGGAAAAGCAAAACCTTATGAAGTATTTTGAGGGATTACCTGGACGTGTATGTCTGACGCTGGATGTTTGGACTTCCTCCCAATCTGTGGGGTATGTGTTTATTACAGGACATTTTGTTGACAGTGATTGGAAGTTGCAGAGGAGAATTCTCAATGTTGTGATGGAACCATACCCTGATTCTGACACTGCCCTTAGCCATGCTGTAGCTGTATGCCTTTCTGATTGGAGTTTGGAGGGCAGGCTGTTTTCTATCACATGTAATAAGACTCTGAGTGAAGCTGCTCTTGAAAATCTCAGAACTTTACTTTCTGTGAAGAATCCACTTATCCTCAACGGTCAGTTGCTGGTTGGAAATTGCGTTGCTCGCACTTTAAGCAATGTTGCAGATGATTTGTTGAACTCTGCGCAAGGCATAGTCAATAAAATCCGGGACAGTGTAAAGTATGTGAAAACATCAGAATCTCATGAGGAGAAATTCCTGGAGCTTAAGCAGCAACTTCAGGTGCCTAGTGAAAGGAGCCTTTTTATTGATGATCGAACCCAATGGAACACAACTTATCAGATGCTGGTGGCGGCTTCGGAGCTAAAGGAAGTGTTTTCTTGTTTGGACACATCTGATCCTGATTACAAGGGGGCTCCATCGATGCAGGACTGGAAGCTGATTGAGACCCTTTGCACATACTTGAAGCCCCTTTTTGATGCAACAAACATTCTTACCACAACACCTCATCCCACTCCAATTACCTTCTTTCATGAGGTTTGGAAATTGCAGTTGGATCTATCTCGTGCTGTTATGAATGAGGATCCTTTCATTAGCAACCTTACTAAATCTATGCAAGAGAAGATTGACAAATACTGGAGAGATACTAGTCTGATTTTGGCACTTGCAGTAGTAATGGATCCTCGCTTCAAGATGAAGCTTGTTGAGTTCAGTTTCACAAAGATCTATGGTGATGATGCCCATGTGTATGTCAAGATTGTTGATGACGGCATACATGAGCTGTTTCATGAGTACGTGACCCTTCCCTTGCCTCTAACACCAGCATATGCAGAAGAAGGAAATGGTAATGCGAAGGCGGATGGATCCCCTGGAGGAACTCTGTTGTCTGATAATGGTCTTACAGATTTTGATGTCTACATCATGGAAACCACCAGCCATCAGATGAAGTCTGAATTGGACCAGTATCTGGAAGAATCACTGTTGCCGCGTGTTCCAGACTTTGATGTGTTGGGCTGGTGGAAGCTAAACAAGCTCAAATACCCTACACTTTCCAAAATGGCCCGAGACATATTGTCAGTCCCAGTTTCTAGTGTTCCGGCTGAGTCCGTGTTTGACACAAAAGGCAAAGAGATGGATCAGTACCGGAGTTCGTTGCGACCAGAGACAGTGGAAGCCCTTGTTTGTGCTAAGGACTGGATGCAGTATGGCGCTGCCGAATCTTCCAGTGCCCTTGTGAAAATGGAGTTCTAG
- the LOC107640356 gene encoding probable galactinol--sucrose galactosyltransferase 6: protein MIGVCLTRKPIRRSMLTMVFNPSFYNSSSSTINNAKSPTLSPHPHALFSTSTRYHHHHYFRHKSNTLLLHPTRITASSSYPFSPVRAHTHSSSFKTRYQEAEVEEMTIKPAVRVSDRNLIVKDRTILTGVPENVIETSASSSGPLDGVFLGAQFDQNDSSHVVSIGTFRDIRFMACFRFKLWWMAQKMGDKGRDIPLETQFLLVETKDGSHLESDDGDESNQIVYTVFLPLIEGSFRACLQGNDRDELELCIESGDSDTKASSFSHALFISAGTDPFAIVHDAFKAVKNHLNSFRMRHEKKLPGIVDFFGWCTWDAFYQEVTQEGVEAGIQSLAAGGAPPKFVIIDDGWQSVGGDSHEAANSSVKRLTGIKENEKFQNKEDPKLGIKSIVDIAKKQHGLKYVYVWHAITGYWGGVRPGVKEMEEYGSVMKYPMVSKGVVENEPTWKTDAMAVHGLGLVNPKNVFTFYDQLHSYLASAGIDGVKVDVQCILETLGAGLGGRVELTRQYHQALDASIARNFPDNGCIACMSHNTDALYCSKQTAVVRASDDFYPRDPISHTIHIASVAYNSIFLGEIMQPDWDMFHSQHPAAEYHGSARAISGGPIYVSDAPGKHNFDLLRKMVLPDGSVLRARLPGRPTKDCLFTDPARDGVSLLKIWNMNKCGGVLGVYNCQGAAWSTVERKNAFHQTTSDAITGYVRGRDVHLISEAAGDAEWNGDCALYRHRSKQLVVLPYNVALPVSLKVLEHDVFVVMPVKVLASGYSFAPLGLIEMFNAGGAIEELAYEVKGGDGGLVGVVRMEVKGCGKFGAYSSTRPKRCVLGTNAVDFEYDSDSGLVTFNIDHLPKEGQSTHHVVVEL from the exons ATGATTGGCGTTTGTTTGACGAGAAAGCCAATCAGAAGAAGCATGTTAACAATGGTGTTCAATCCATCATTCTATAATTCTTCCTCCTCTACTATAAATAACGCCAAATCCCCAACTCTTTCTCCACATCCACACGCACTCTTCTCAACAAGCACtcgttatcatcatcaccattatTTCAGGCACAAATCTAATACTCTCCTTCTTCATCCAACAAGAATAACAGCATCATCTTCTTATCCTTTTTCGCCAGTTAGAGCACACAcacattcttcttcttttaaG ACAAGGTACCAGGAAGCAGAGGTAGAGGAAATGACGATCAAACCGGCGGTTCGGGTTTCGGACCGGAACCTGATCGTGAAGGATCGGACGATTCTCACGGGGGTACCGGAAAACGTCATTGAGACGTCAGCGTCGTCGTCCGGCCCCTTGGATGGAGTGTTCCTTGGAGCGCAATTCGATCAAAACGACAGCAGCCACGTCGTTTCGATCGGCACCTTTAGGGACATTCGTTTCATGGCGTGCTTCCGCTTCAAGCTATGGTGGATGGCTCAGAAGATGGGAGACAAAGGAAGAGACATTCCATTGGAAACTCAGTTCCTTCTCGTTGAGACAAAGGACGGTTCCCACCTCGAATCCGACGACGGCGACGAGAGTAACCAGATCGTCTACACCGTCTTCCTCCCTCTCATTGAAGGAAGCTTCAGAGCGTGCCTTCAAGGCAACGACCGCGACGAGCTCGAGCTTTGCATAGAGAGCGGCGATTCCGACACGAAGGCGTCGTCGTTTAGCCACGCGCTCTTCATCAGTGCCGGCACCGACCCCTTCGCCATCGTCCACGACGCATTCAAGGCCGTGAAGAATCACCTGAATAGTTTCCGCATGCGCCACGAGAAGAAGCTTCCAGGAATCGTGGATTTCTTCGGGTGGTGCACGTGGGACGCTTTCTACCAGGAGGTGACGCAGGAAGGCGTGGAGGCCGGGATCCAGTCCCTGGCGGCGGGAGGTGCGCCGCCGAAGTTCGTTATCATCGACGATGGGTGGCAGTCCGTGGGAGGTGACTCGCATGAGGCGGCAAACTCATCGGTGAAGAGGCTGACAGGAATCAAAGAGAATGAAAAGTTTCAGAACAAAGAAGATCCGAAATTAGGGATCAAGAGCATTGTGGATATCGCCAAGAAGCAGCACGGGCTCAAATACGTTTACGTTTGGCACGCTATTACTGGTTACTGGGGCGGAGTCAGGCCCGGTGTGAAGGAGATGGAGGAGTACGGGTCCGTCATGAAGTACCCGATGGTGTCCAAAGGTGTGGTGGAGAACGAGCCCACGTGGAAGACTGATGCCATGGCCGTACACGGCTTGGGCCTGGTCAACCCCAAGAACGTCTTTACTTTCTATGACCAGTTGCACAGTTATCTGGCGTCTGCGGGTATTGACGGCGTTAAGGTGGACGTGCAGTGCATATTAGAAACCCTTGGCGCGGGCCTGGGCGGAAGGGTTGAGCTCACTAGACAATACCATCAGGCCCTGGACGCTTCAATCGCCAGAAACTTCCCTGACAATGGATGCATCGCCTGCATGAGCCACAATACTGATGCGCTCTACTG CTCGAAACAGACGGCAGTGGTGAGGGCTTCGGATGATTTCTACCCGCGGGATCCGATTTCGCATACCATACACATTGCGTCTGTGGCGTACAATAGCATCTTCCTTGGAGAGATTATGCAGCCGGATTGGGACATGTTCCACTCTCAACATCCTGCAGCTGAGTATCATGGCTCGGCCCGGGCCATAAGCGGTGGGCCCATTTATGTTAGTGACGCTCCTGGAAAGCACAACTTTGACCTCTTGAGGAAGATGGTGCTGCCAGATGGATCTGTGTTGCGGGCCCGTCTACCTGGTAGGCCCACCAAAGACTGCTTGTTCACGGACCCGGCCCGTGATGGGGTAAGCCTGCTGAAGATATGGAACATGAACAAGTGCGGTGGGGTGCTTGGAGTGTATAACTGCCAGGGAGCAGCATGGAGCACCGTAGAGAGGAAGAACGCGTTCCACCAAACAACGTCCGATGCCATCACTGGATATGTTAGAGGCCGTGATGTCCACCTTATCTCGGAGGCCGCTGGTGACGCCGAATGGAACGGTGATTGTGCCCTCTATCGCCACCGCTCCAAGCAGCTGGTGGTGCTTCCTTACAATGTGGCTCTGCCAGTGTCCCTGAAGGTGTTGGAACACGACGTGTTTGTTGTAATGCCTGTGAAGGTTTTGGCTTCTGGGTACAGTTTTGCTCCTCTTGGGCTCATTGAAATGTTCAATGCGGGAGGGGCCATTGAGGAACTGGCCTATGAGGTGAAAGGCGGAGACGGTGGGTTGGTTGGGGTGGTTCGGATGGAGGTTAAAGGGTGTGGCAAGTTTGGGGCTTATTCGTCGACCAGACCAAAGAGGTGCGTGTTGGGAACAAATGCTGTGGATTTCGAGTATGACAGTGATTCTGGGTTGGTGACTTTTAACATTGATCATTTGCCAAAGGAGGGACAAAGCACTCACCATGTTGTGGTGGAGCTATGA